One Bythopirellula goksoeyrii genomic window, CATGTGAATTAGTGGAACTTAAGTTGCTGTCAACTTGAAACGTTAATCCAGAGTAATATTGCCACTCACCGGAAAATGAACAGTTTTCAGTCCGACAAAAAGTCAACACAAGAAAAACGAGTGATTTGTTTGGAAATGAAGGTGGTAGTTCTTCGCTCTCGGAATGAACGTCGAGCTAAGATGCCGATAGCGTATATAATTCCCACAATTGCAGTCGACGGTTCAGGAATCGCAGTGAGGGCTGTGGACGGTCCACTTTGAACATTCCTTTGCCAAATGAGAAAGTCCTTACCATCGGTATCATTGTCGTTATCGGCATCGCCGCTCGCATCGAGGCCATAGCCTGCTTGCCAATATGGTAAATCACTGTCATCCACAATTTCATCACCGTTGAAGTCGCCTGGGAGTCGAGGATTAAGGATCTCGTTGTAAATTTCAAACAGGCCGTGTAAAGACAAGTAGTTTCTCAGCACGTATCCGTTGGAATTGAGGGTGCTCTCACTGAAGTCCATGCTTGTGCTTTTATTGTATGAAGGATGTACCCCATCGTTAGAGATGAGTGTTCCATCCCAAGCCGTGCCAGGTTGTCGAGTTAATATTTCCTGATTGAAGTCGATCAGCGGTATAAGCAGTTCTGCCGAAAGATCCCGCATCGCCTGGGCGAATAACGCACTCTTGGACTCGTAGTTACGACGTGGTGGAATCGTCGATAGAAGAGGGATCGTACCGTTGTCCTTGATGGCCTGCAATGTCTGCCGCATATTGTTTGTGTAGGTAGTGACGTCATAGGAACTAAGATCGTTTGTGCCCCACATAACTACGGCCAACTCTGGTTTAAGCTTTTGAAGCCAATGTTGAATGTTGGTCATCGGTGGATTCTGATCAGTTTGAAGCGGCCAAGCGGCTGTCTTGCTACTATAGTTCCCATTGGACTCGGCGACAGCATCGTCCTGCCAAGTCCAGCTGACCGGAGTGATATAACTCTGTAACCATTCTTGCGCAAAGGCGTCTTCCGGGGTACGATTGGTAAAATCATATCGCAACGGCTTGAAGGATGCACTGCTGTAAGTGATGCTATCGCCAAAACGTGCTATGTTGCCTGGCGTGCCGCTAAAAATGGAATGCACAGCTTTCATTTCCTCAACCCAATAAGGCTCGGCAAGGGCCTTGTCTGAACTGGGCATGAATAAAAAAGCTGCAAAGGCTATGGTTAGTATTATCCGCATTCGGATACCACCCCTTCTTGACGTTCTTCAAATGGAGCGCAAATGCGACCAAAGAAAAAGAAACATTTCATTACCACTTACTCAGGGAATCCAGATAAATTGGATCTTGGTTTTTTGGGTGCGATATTACTCAGCGTAATAGGGTTTCCTGGCTAAAATGCGCTAGCAAGCAATTCTTAAATGATTTTCGATAACTACTCGCTTAGAGTTCGGTCGTCGAGCTAAGAAGCCGATCGCGTAAATAACTCCCATAATTACAGTCGACGGTTCAGGAATCGCAGTAAGGCCTGTGGATGGTCCACTTTGGAAACTCCTTTGCCAAATGAGAAAGTCCTTACCATCGGTATCACTGTCGTTATCGGCGTCGCCGCTCGCATCAAGGCCATAGCCTGCTTGCCAATACGGTAAATCACTGTCATCCACAATTTCATCACCGTTGAAGTCGCCTGGGTAGAGGCTAAACTGATCTGCCCCATAATCGGTTGGATCTGGCCTAAAATTCCCATCAATATCCTCAAAGACAGATGAGATTCTAGGAGCGTGACCTATTGCACCGGTGGCAAGATTAGTCAAATGCAAATCGCCATTCTGGGGGTCGACAAACCAGTTCTCTAGGACTTCTACGCCGGTCAGATCGACGAGATTACCCATCGCTTCCACGGCAGCAGCACTCCAGTCCCCCACACCACTATCGGTTATCTGGCCTCGAATGATGTTATTTTGGATATCCAGTCCAGTTGTCGGCGTTAGAGATCCACTGCCATGGTCCAATACTGAAAACAGACGAGACTTGTTAACATCTTGACTGTAAAACGTGTTGTTGAAGACTTCGACATCCTTGGTGTGTACTAACTCCATTCCGATGTCTCCAGCAGGGTAGCGCAGTACAGTGTTGTTGCGTATGATCGCTCCGTCCATATCGTATATGCCATTATCCCTCGCGGGACCGCTGCCCCAATTGCCCAAAGCAATGCTTCGATCGTTGTTGATGAAGATATTCCTTTCGATAAGGGCATTCTCACCGCCTTGCCATAGAAACACAGCTCCGCGGCCTTCACCATCTAGGCCATGGATGCCCTCAAATACGTTGTCACGAATAGTCCAATTCTTGGTGATCATCGCGTCAATTCCTCCGATATAATCATTCGGTACTCCCGGCTGTTGGACATAAGGCTTAGTCTGGAGCAAGTAGCTGTTCTCAATGGTTACATTTCGCATCTCGTCGCTTATGCTTCCCTTCGAACCTTTGATATATCTCTGGCCAATATTCATGATCTTCACATTGCTGATCAATGTGCCATTAACCCGATTTGTCTCTCCCCTGAGTTGAATGCCGTTCCAGTAGCTCTCCGAGACAGTAAGGTCCCTTATGGTGATGTCTTCGTTTTCAACAAGGAAAATATTACGAGGGGACACATCGTTGTTCATGCCGCCACCTACCAACACTACGTCGTCGCGATTGCCTGTAGCCCCTCGGACCGTAACACCCGGGGTATCCAGTCTAAGTATGCTTGGCAGGTTGTATGTGCCACTTGCAAGTACAATCTCATCGCCCCAATTGGCGCTGTCGACAGCATTGACGAGAGACGAAGTGGAAGACACATTCCAGATTGCAGCGCAAACCGGCGGTACGCAGACCATGGAAATTAACGATATCGAGATCGCAATAGATCGAATAGACAACATTTGGCCTCTCTTTTCCGGTTTAGCACTTTCTACTGAAATGTACTTCTTTTAATATAACTACCATGCGCATTTACAAATCATTTTTAGCCGTATGACAGAACAATTGTCTTTGTGTGTACAGGGAGGGAAATGTTGATTTTTTAAAACTAATAGTCAACGGATTTATTGATTGATGGTTTTCTTAATCTGAGGGGGTGAATTTGCTCTCTCGGGTAAATCAACCGTTGCTGCAACCGACTTTTGTCTCGTAACGACTTGGAGTGTTTGTAATATGTTCCGCATGAGACTCAATGACCATTCAATTGTGTTTCTTCCAATGCCTGTGTTCCTATTCATCATGTTAGCGACCTTGCTATATTCAAGGCTACCAACATGTGATACCGAGCAAACATTAGTATCTTCTTCAAGTCAGATGCAACCCTCAAATGGAGACTGTGCGGAGTCAATATCAATATGCTTAAGTCGGCTAGATTCAATGATCTCTTCTTTAAGACTTCGATCGCTATCGTATTGGCTCTACACTCGTTAATATCAGCAGCTGTTCTTCAAGGCGATGAGCCGGATTCCTCGACAAAGCATCACAGTACGTCGATAAAACTTAGGCATCACTTCATTGCTCAAGACTTACCGGGAGACACAACGTGGGGTTACGGTACACCAGGACTAGCTGACTTTGACCGAGACGGATTCCTCGACTATGCCCTATGTGTCCGAGGAGACAATATTTACTGGTTTGAATATCAGGAACCCGATCGTTGGGTCCGTCATGTTCTTGGTGCACTGGCATTCCGAGTCCTGGGTGCGACTACCATGGATGTCGACGGAGACGGTTGGACAGATCTGATTACCGGTGGTTACTGGTATCGAAATTCTCAGAACCCTAAATCGATTCCCTTCGAGCGTTATCTCTATGACGATTCGATTGATGAAACTAGCTCCGTCCACGATATGGTCTCAGCTGATATTGACGGAGACGGACGTCAAGATGTTGTGATGCTTGGTGATGGTGTAGGTTGTTTTTGGTACAAGATTCCAAAGGGCGCCGGTTCTCAAGGTGCTTGGACCCGGACTTTGGTTACGATGACCGTCTTAAAAACCGAGGCCAATAAGCTTGCTGGAACTCATTCAGGCTTCTTTCCAAGAGGTGTGGCTGATCTCGATAAGGATGGGGATCCAGATATCGTGCTGCCGGACCGTTGGATGGAAAATAGAGATCAAGGAATGAATTGGACCCCCCACCCATTGCCTTTTGGTAAGAGAGGACCTTATGGACTTTCTTGCAGAAGCTGGATCACCGATCTTGATGGTGATGGTGACCAGGACATCGTTATGACAGACTGCGATCAGAGTGAGTCCCGTGCGGCGTGGCTCGAAAGTAACGGATCGAAACCCCCCTCTTTCACTTGTCACTTTCTGCCCACAGACGCACCGGGAAAAAGAGGGTCCTTTCATTCCCTTGCCGTAGCCGATTTCGATGGCGACAACGACCTCGACATTTTCACTGTAGAACAAGAGGATCCAACACTCCTTCCTGTGGGAGCTTCTCCTCGATGGTATGTGTGGGAGAACTCTGGTTCCAAAAAACCTCAGTTTCAGGAGCGAGTTGTCTTTGATGGACGTCTGGGAGGGCATGACGCGCTTCTTGGGGACGTTGACGGCGACGGTGACTTAGACATTTGCTCTAAAGTCTGGAGTCGTTGGCCAAACAGTTCCAATGGCGGAGTGGAGCACGTTGAGTTTCTTGAGAATCTCGCAAAATAAATGGATCGGATAGTGCAGACCGCTCCACAGTCTTTAAAATACGGCTTGAATCTTGTCACGAGTTTTTTTGTCCGATTGTTTCGAAATTGAAAACGAGGAGTACTGTTTCTAATCTTTCTTCCACTGCAATCTTGTTTAGTCTGACCGAACAATACCGTGCGACTCAAAATAGGTCTTGTCGATCACCAGCCTCGTTGTAATATCCATCGGATATGTTCAAGCGGATCTAAAAAGCATGTCTCTGATGTAAGTCGACTGGTACAATCTTGTCTATTCAGCTCTCAGTTTGCCAAAGAGCCTGAACAAGCAGTAGGTGCTCACTAAGGCAATTGCCCCAAGTACACTGGCTTGAACGGTGTTGCTGTATACGATGCCGCCGATTGTGAAGAGCGAGCAATAGATGGCAACACATCCGAGGAACACACACAAAATCTGCACAGGCATTTCCCAGGCCTGGCCATGGATTTTCTCGTCGATCATGTCGCCGTCGACTCGTGCAGCGGCTACTACCTTGGCCCAGCCCGGTCCTCCTGGATGACAACGACGGAAGAAGCTTCGCAAGGTCTCATCGCTTTCAGGACCAGTAACAAACGTCCCCACAAGCCAGGCAACAGTCGTGGCAGCCACGCCGATCAATAGCTTTATGGTGAATCCATCGAGAGGTCCCCAAGCCATGGCACTGTCTTCGACAAACAAAACGAGCCAGAAGGCCAACAAGGCAGAGACGATCATCGCGAAAATCTCCGACCAGGCATTGATTCGCCACCAGAACCATCGCAAAAGATAGATGGCACCCGAACCTGCCCCAGATAGCAGCAAAATATTAAAGGCCTCTGTTGCGCTGGTAAGTACCAGCGAAAGGAATCCCGCCAAAATCATCAGCGTGACTGTGCTAATGCGTCCTTTGAGGACCAGGTCTTTCTCACTGGCAGCCGGATTGATGAACCGCTTGAAAAAATCGTTCACCACATAGGATGAACCCCAGTTGAGATGCGTGCCGATGGTAGACATGTAGGCGGCGATGATCGAGGCGATCACGATGCCCAGAAATCCAGGGCTCAGCTTAGAGATCATTGCCGGATACGCGATGTCCTGGGCGATCACTGATTCGTTGACGTGGGGGAAAGCTGACTGGATATCGGAAAGTTGAGGAAAGCAGACCAGCGATGCAAGTGCGACCACGATCCATGGCCAAGGACGTAAAGCGTAGTGGGCAAAGTTGAAAAGCAGCGTAGCCCCGATTGCGTTCTTCTCGTCTTTGGCCGCCAACATGCGTTGGGCAATATAACCCCCACCACCTGGTTCGGCGCCAGGATACCAGACCGACCACCACTGGACGGCAACCGGAATAAACAACAACGGCACCCACTGTCCGGGATCGGAAAAATCGGGCAGTATTTTGGTATTGTCAATGACGTTGGCTTCGTGCAGGAGGTCGGTCATGGAATAGTTGCTGACAAATACTGCCACTTGATCGCTTGCAAGTGTGCCGGCTTTAACAGCCCGCTCAGCTGCCGACTTCCCGGCCTCCCCCAAGGCCACCACGGCGGCATAAACGGCTCCGAACATGGCGATGCCATACTGGAAAAAGTCCGCCCAAATACATCCCTTAAGTCCGCCAAGTGTGGCATAAATCACTACGCCGAGCGATCCATATAGTACGCATTCCCATTTCTCGATGCCGAACATGAGCGACCCATATTTGATTATGGCCAAGGTAACCGACGCCATGATCAGGACATTGAAGAAAACACCTAGATAAATTGACCGAAACCCACGCAGAAACGACGCTGGCTTGCCACCATAGCGGAGTTCATAGAACTCAAGGTCGGTCATTACATTGCTACGTCGCCACAACTTGGCGTAGATGAACACGGTGACCATGCCGGTGATAAGAAACGCCCACCAAGCCCAGTTTTTGGAGACTCCGTTTTCGCGAACCATGCCTGTAACCAGATTGAGTGTATCCGCAGAGAAGGTGCAGGCTACCATCGAGATGCCCAACAGCCACCAGGGCATTCCGCGTCCTCCCAGGAAGAACTCAGCAGAACTCTCGCCCGCAGAGCGCGAAGCCACAATGCCGATCCCGATCACAACAGCGAAAAATGCCGCGATGATCGCATAGTCGATTGCATGGAGCTGCATTGCACAACTTGCGGCGGGGGTGGCGCTGATTGAAAGATCCAGGATACAAGCCTTCCTGATTGGTATTACTTAGAGATGGGTTAAAATGTGCTTATTCCAGGTGGGACTCACTATGACTTGTATCTAGGGCTAGCTGATTTACTCCCTCGCTCTGCCATTGCAGCGAAAAGTTGCTATTCTTAGCGTTTGATCCGCAAGGTCTTTTGCCATCGGAGCTTAAAACCCTTGCGGCTGAGTCGATTTTGAGCCCCCGAATTTCTGCCCACGGTGACCGGATGTACCGCAGAGAGCAGCCCCAGCAATTGGAGTTCCCCGACTTTTATCTCCCCTTCAGTGGCCAGCTTGATCCCGAGAATCGTTGGGTTCAACTGGCGCGGCTGGTGCCGTGGGAACTGGCCGAGAAGATTTACCACGAAGGATTGTGTGAAGACTTCGGCCAGCCGATCGTGCCCGCGCGTACTTGCAGTTCTTCATCGGCCTGGAAGAGTTTACGCCGGACAAGCCGTTCGACGCGTCACTGATGGTGGACTTCCGGAAGCGGTTTGGTGAAACGGGAATCCAACGGATCAACGAGGCGATGGTCTTGGCGTCGTTTCCAGAGTCTCCAGCAGAGCCGACCATGCCGCCTGACGACGAAGAGGACCCACCGACCGCCAAGCAGTCGCCCAGCAACCGCGGCACGTTGATCGCCGACGCCACCTGCGCGCCGGCCGATATTCGTTATCCCACAGACGTGAGTCTACTGAACGAAGCCCGCGAGAAGACCGACGCGCTCATCGACACGTTGCAAGCGCCTCTCGTGGGCACCGAGCCACGTCCGCGGACCTACCGCGTGAAAGCGCGCAAACAGTTCGTTGTTTTTGTGAAGCGAAAAAAGCCTGGGCGCAACAAGATTCGTAAGGCGAATCGGCAGCAACTCGGCTATTTGAAGCGGAACCTGCAAGCGATCGACCGTTTACTGGACCACCCCGACGCCTTGCCACTGACGCAACTGTTGCGTCGTGACTACAAGAACTTACTGGTCTGCCGTGAACTCTACCGTCAGCAGCAACAGATGTACGAGACCAAGACCCAACGCGTCGACGATCGGATTGTGAGCATCACCCAACCGCACGTCCGTCCGATCAAACGGGGCAAGGCGGGTTGCGACACGGAGTTCGGCGCCAAGTTGTCGGTGAGCATCGTGAATGGTTTTTCGTTGGTCGATCGGCTCTGTTGGGACAACTACAATGAAGGGGGTGATCTCATCGGACAGATCGAAACCTATCGCCAGCGCGTCGGCTGCTATCCCGAGTCGGTGCATGTCGACAAGATTTATCGCACCCGTGAGAATCGAGCGTTTTGCAAACAACATGGGATTCGCATCAGTGGCCCGCCGTTAGGGCGCAAGCCAAAACAGATTTCGGCGGCTGACAAGAGACAAGCGGCAGCCGACGAGGCGATTCGCAACCAAGTGGAAGGCAAGTTTGGTCAAGGCAAGCGTCGGTTTGGCTTGGGCCGCATCATGGCCAAGTTGGCCAGCACTTCGGCAGCGCAGATTGCACTGAGCTTCTTGGCCATGAACCTCGAACGGGCCTGGAGGCTACTGTTTTTTTCGCTGGTTTGGCTCAGTCGTGTCTGGCCGCTGCTGCGAATCGACCGAGGTTGGCACCAAGCAAGATGCCAATGAGATCCGCGGCCCAAACTTCCAGCCACGCCAGCGAAGCATCAACGATATCAGGGTGACTAAATCAGCAAGCCCTATCTAATAGCACTCAATCGAACTATTCTAGCGAGTCGGTAATCCAGGGCACATTATTACCGGCTGTTACTTGGATTTGCGCCGTAATCAGACATGCGATGAACGCTTTTCTCGATGACAGGGCTTCTCTTCAGCTAGGCTGTAACTACAAAGTAGCCCACGATGTCAGATTCAGTTTTAGGTTGTTTACCATATTGGTAAGAGAAGTATTGTGCGACGGAATGAATCCGAAAGAACCTTTGTTCAGCACGGAATCCGATTCAGACTTTTCTCCCTCAAAGCAGTTGTAGATTTTGCGAGGGGAAGACAAAGGTGTATATCAAGAATCTAGCGATGACAAAACTTCAAATGCGACTCATTTAGTCTTTAAAGCCTCTCTATATTCGGGCCGACAAATTTCGAGCAAACTACTAGTTTTATAGTGCCAAACTGAAGTCGGAGCGACTTGGGTTGTGATAGCAGGATTTTCACAACATGTTGCATATAAAGTTTTACCCATCATTTCCAAAAGCAGGTGAGTGCAACTTTAAAGCATTATATCATCCAGTTCCCAGCCTTGCCGATATTCGCGCGTCCAGAGGGCCTGAGCTTCAGTGTCTCCAATAATATGGCCATTTTGCGAGTTGGTCTCAATCGGACGTCCGACACGATGTGAGATATTGCCAAGGTGGCAGAGTAGGCTGCTCTTGTGCCCTTCTTCAATGTCTGCAGTTGGGCGATCACCGCTACGAATGCAACTCAGAAAATTCGAATAGTGGTCTGAATCATGACATTTTCCATGGAATTTTCCAACTTGATTGTTCTGAAGATCGAATATCGTATACCCAGAGCTATCCAAGAGCATGGTGCCTTGGTCGCCGTGAAACGTAATACCAAATCGACTTCCACTTGGCCCATACGGAGACCAACTCAGACCTTCCCATGTAATCATCCGTTTACCAAAGCTATATGTTACTAGCTGAGTGTCCGGGGTTTGCTGGTCATCGTCGTAGCGAATCCTTCCACCGGTAGAGGAGACCTGTGTGGGGTAGTCGACACCCAATCCCCAACGGGCAACGTCGATAAAATGGACACCATTATTACCGAGCTCGCCATTACCCCAATGCCAATTCCAATGCCAATTGTAATGAACAAGATTGTCCATGTAAGGCCGCTCAGGAGCCGGCCCCTGCCAAAGAAGGAAATCCAGTTCCTTGGGGGGAGTTGTAACTTTTCCGATACCAATCGATTCACGTCGGTTATTATACCAAGTTCGTGCAAGCAATACGTTTCCGATCACGCCGGCATGAAGCTTGCTTACGGCTTCTATGTAAAAAGGACATGACCGGCGTTGATTTCCCATATGTACCACGCGATCGTGCTTTTGAGCTTCCAAGACCATCATCTCCCCTTCCTCTGCTGTCTGACTGCATGGTTTTTCGACATAGACATGCTTGCCAGCGGCACAAGAAAGAATCGTTGCCGCAGAATGCCAATGGTTTGGCATCGCGATGGTGACGGCATCGACCGTTTTGTCATCGAGAATCTTGCGAAAGTCAGCAACGCCCTTTGGCTTGCGTTTTTGGTTTTTGGCTACAACTTCGATACAGCGCGGGATTACACGCTCATCGACATCACATACATAGGCTATCTCAACACCAGGCAGTTGCGATATGTCGCTAGCATGATTTAACCCTCGGTTGTTCAAGCCCAATACTGCCAAAATTATCGTATCGTTGGCACTAACAAATTCACCAGCGGGACTGGAGTTTTTTAGGAGTCCTACGGTTGACCCAGCGACGAGACTGGACTTCAAAAAATGTCGACGATGAATAGGCAATGACATGGTAGCGTTCCGGAGTGTAATTGATTGATATAACTTTCTGCTTTGCAGGCAGCTCAAAAGGGCTTTGTGTTGCGCCTGAATAGCAGTTCGTTGGCTACTGCTTGATGCACAGTATTGCAATGACCTTCATCTCCTCAGTGTCCACCCCAAGTTGAGGATTTCTGAGGCGAGGCTTAAAGTAATTG contains:
- a CDS encoding sodium:solute symporter family protein; protein product: MQLHAIDYAIIAAFFAVVIGIGIVASRSAGESSAEFFLGGRGMPWWLLGISMVACTFSADTLNLVTGMVRENGVSKNWAWWAFLITGMVTVFIYAKLWRRSNVMTDLEFYELRYGGKPASFLRGFRSIYLGVFFNVLIMASVTLAIIKYGSLMFGIEKWECVLYGSLGVVIYATLGGLKGCIWADFFQYGIAMFGAVYAAVVALGEAGKSAAERAVKAGTLASDQVAVFVSNYSMTDLLHEANVIDNTKILPDFSDPGQWVPLLFIPVAVQWWSVWYPGAEPGGGGYIAQRMLAAKDEKNAIGATLLFNFAHYALRPWPWIVVALASLVCFPQLSDIQSAFPHVNESVIAQDIAYPAMISKLSPGFLGIVIASIIAAYMSTIGTHLNWGSSYVVNDFFKRFINPAASEKDLVLKGRISTVTLMILAGFLSLVLTSATEAFNILLLSGAGSGAIYLLRWFWWRINAWSEIFAMIVSALLAFWLVLFVEDSAMAWGPLDGFTIKLLIGVAATTVAWLVGTFVTGPESDETLRSFFRRCHPGGPGWAKVVAAARVDGDMIDEKIHGQAWEMPVQILCVFLGCVAIYCSLFTIGGIVYSNTVQASVLGAIALVSTYCLFRLFGKLRAE
- a CDS encoding FG-GAP repeat domain-containing protein, which encodes MLKSARFNDLFFKTSIAIVLALHSLISAAVLQGDEPDSSTKHHSTSIKLRHHFIAQDLPGDTTWGYGTPGLADFDRDGFLDYALCVRGDNIYWFEYQEPDRWVRHVLGALAFRVLGATTMDVDGDGWTDLITGGYWYRNSQNPKSIPFERYLYDDSIDETSSVHDMVSADIDGDGRQDVVMLGDGVGCFWYKIPKGAGSQGAWTRTLVTMTVLKTEANKLAGTHSGFFPRGVADLDKDGDPDIVLPDRWMENRDQGMNWTPHPLPFGKRGPYGLSCRSWITDLDGDGDQDIVMTDCDQSESRAAWLESNGSKPPSFTCHFLPTDAPGKRGSFHSLAVADFDGDNDLDIFTVEQEDPTLLPVGASPRWYVWENSGSKKPQFQERVVFDGRLGGHDALLGDVDGDGDLDICSKVWSRWPNSSNGGVEHVEFLENLAK
- a CDS encoding Gfo/Idh/MocA family protein, with amino-acid sequence MSLPIHRRHFLKSSLVAGSTVGLLKNSSPAGEFVSANDTIILAVLGLNNRGLNHASDISQLPGVEIAYVCDVDERVIPRCIEVVAKNQKRKPKGVADFRKILDDKTVDAVTIAMPNHWHSAATILSCAAGKHVYVEKPCSQTAEEGEMMVLEAQKHDRVVHMGNQRRSCPFYIEAVSKLHAGVIGNVLLARTWYNNRRESIGIGKVTTPPKELDFLLWQGPAPERPYMDNLVHYNWHWNWHWGNGELGNNGVHFIDVARWGLGVDYPTQVSSTGGRIRYDDDQQTPDTQLVTYSFGKRMITWEGLSWSPYGPSGSRFGITFHGDQGTMLLDSSGYTIFDLQNNQVGKFHGKCHDSDHYSNFLSCIRSGDRPTADIEEGHKSSLLCHLGNISHRVGRPIETNSQNGHIIGDTEAQALWTREYRQGWELDDIML
- a CDS encoding SGNH/GDSL hydrolase family protein, encoding MPSSDKALAEPYWVEEMKAVHSIFSGTPGNIARFGDSITYSSASFKPLRYDFTNRTPEDAFAQEWLQSYITPVSWTWQDDAVAESNGNYSSKTAAWPLQTDQNPPMTNIQHWLQKLKPELAVVMWGTNDLSSYDVTTYTNNMRQTLQAIKDNGTIPLLSTIPPRRNYESKSALFAQAMRDLSAELLIPLIDFNQEILTRQPGTAWDGTLISNDGVHPSYNKSTSMDFSESTLNSNGYVLRNYLSLHGLFEIYNEILNPRLPGDFNGDEIVDDSDLPYWQAGYGLDASGDADNDNDTDGKDFLIWQRNVQSGPSTALTAIPEPSTAIVGIIYAIGILARRSFRERRTTTFISKQITRFSCVDFLSD
- a CDS encoding right-handed parallel beta-helix repeat-containing protein, translated to MLSIRSIAISISLISMVCVPPVCAAIWNVSSTSSLVNAVDSANWGDEIVLASGTYNLPSILRLDTPGVTVRGATGNRDDVVLVGGGMNNDVSPRNIFLVENEDITIRDLTVSESYWNGIQLRGETNRVNGTLISNVKIMNIGQRYIKGSKGSISDEMRNVTIENSYLLQTKPYVQQPGVPNDYIGGIDAMITKNWTIRDNVFEGIHGLDGEGRGAVFLWQGGENALIERNIFINNDRSIALGNWGSGPARDNGIYDMDGAIIRNNTVLRYPAGDIGMELVHTKDVEVFNNTFYSQDVNKSRLFSVLDHGSGSLTPTTGLDIQNNIIRGQITDSGVGDWSAAAVEAMGNLVDLTGVEVLENWFVDPQNGDLHLTNLATGAIGHAPRISSVFEDIDGNFRPDPTDYGADQFSLYPGDFNGDEIVDDSDLPYWQAGYGLDASGDADNDSDTDGKDFLIWQRSFQSGPSTGLTAIPEPSTVIMGVIYAIGFLARRPNSKRVVIENHLRIAC